GGCCGATGCCCATGTACAGCGGGAGCGGCACGCTTAGCAGCAcagtgcatgcacagccgccgccgagctcAGAAACATCGCCAACGTCGTCGCTCAAGCTGGAGTCGCAACACGACATTGCGTCGCTTCGTGTCCCCTCTACTCGAAGCACTGGTTCTGACATACGGCGTGGGCGCGAAACAGAGCGCCTGGAAGCACCGTCCGAAATGCAGTACCGCCAGGCGCAAATCGAGCAGGTGCAGAGGGCGCTGGAGCAAGCGGCCCTCTCCGCACCCGAGCCCCAgcaagaagcggcgcagcgcacgcgggTGAACCTCATGTGGCGCGGCAAAGGAAAGCATGTGTATGTTACAGGCACGTTTGCCGACGAGTGGCGGAGCAAGAttccgctgcgccagctgcgcCCCAACACGCCCTTCATCGGCACCCTGTACCTCCCGCCTGGCACGCACCGATTCAAGTTTATCGTGGACGACCGCTGGCGCGTTTCTAGAGATATGAATACAGCATCCGATGGAGACGGCACGCTGGTCAACTATGTCGAGATCTCAAGCTCCGCGCAAAAAGACAATGCAgacagcgcgctgcacatgtCCAGCTCCAGCTCGAAATCGAAGCGCGAATCGAGCGTGGAGAGGATGAAGCCAGATACGTCGCGGTTCAACGACCCTGCCTGGGCGAGCGCTATGGCTGATCTCAagatgcagcagcgcacgtcgcgcgacgcgtcggGCGAGTGGGATATGCTTACCGAGGAGCTACCTGGCACGGAAGAGAACCACTGGACTGGTGAGGTGCCGTCCGccgtcgagctcgcgcaagagactgaagaagcgctgcacgagcaCGAAATGGGtgcagacgctgcagagctgctgccgtcgccgccgcagctgccgcGCCAGCTGGAAAAGGTGATTTTGAACTCTTCTCCCGCGACTAGCGGGGCAATTAATACGATGGCTACGCTGGTCGACGACAACAGTGTGCTTCCTGCGCCAAATCACGCCGTCTTGCATCATctcgccgcgagcgcgatcCGGAACGGGGTATTAGCGATCGGCACCGTGACGCGGTTCCGACGCAAGGTGCGTTCCGCTCATTGCTCACCACAGTATGTAACAACGTTGCTTTATCGACCGGTCTAATTACGTGCGACGATACATGTGTAGGTCTGGTATCAGTTCGTAGCAACGTACCGGTCTTGTACGGATATTCAAACTTTCCCCGCAATTTGTCGATCCACTTGCGTCCTGTGGCGGTGTCGGGCCCCTCGAGGATCTGCCGCATCTTGTCTgtgagcagctgcttgtgTTCGTCACTGAGAATGGAGATATATGATTTGGACATGACGCGGTCGATAGCGTCCTGCTCGGTGGTCGGCAATGCACGCTGAATGTGGACGGGAGGAAGCGGCTGGTAGTATTTTTGGTAGCTCGGCGTCTCCTCCATCTTTTTCCACAGCATGTGCCGGTACTGCGTGGCACCGGCCTCGTAGCGCTCGTAAAGATCACGGAAATCTGCGACCCacttggccgcgctgcggtcCTCCAAGTTCCACATCAGGGCCAATACACCGCCAGTACggagcgtcgcggcgatgcggcgcagcgccttgtcAAAGTCGGGTGCCCAGTGCCATGCCTGAGCAATAATGACAATGTCGGCACCAGGCGTGGCATTGTAGTCCTCAAATGTAGCCTCCCCCACTACTACTACGGCGTCTTGCTTCAGCTTGCCTTGCTGCTTTAGCCTGTCGACCTCGCCTTCCTTGCCGTTTTTGCCAAAGAGCGAAGCTCTCAAGCACTGAAGCATGCCTTCTGACGGGTCAAACGCCTCTAGTCGCTCGAttccgccgtgcgcgccgccatgctcgagcaggagACGAGTCGCAATGCCCGTCCCCGCACcgagctcgacgatgcggagAGGCCCGTTgctctgcggcgcggcgagaatGCTGTTTATTACCTGAACAGAGTACGAAGGACGTGCCTTGTCGTACGAACACTCGGTTGCCGACTTGTTGAAGCCTTGTTCCGCAACGGGGTGCATGGTGTAGGGTGTGCGGGCCAAAAAATAAACTAAAAAAGGCCCGTGCAACGGGCGCTCAATTAGCCCGATTTATGGCAAAAACATCTTCCCGGGGCTGGGTAGTGCTTCCCTCCAACATGCCGGTCGAGATCGAAGTGGATGTGATTTTGTTCGACATGGACGGGGTGCGTATAGCATACAGCTAACCCAAGACATTGATCGACTCCACGCCCGCGGTAAATGCTACGTGGGTTGAGTTTGCACACGAGTTCGATCTGGACCTGGACGATGTGGTATGTTGGTGGCCTACTCACGCCAGCTGCACAATGCGCACGGAAAACGCACCGTGGAAAACATTACGCATTACATTCCTTCTCTCACAGAAGAGCAAGTTCAGTCGGCGGTGGTGCGCTTCGAGACGCGCGTGCTCGAGATTGCCGAAGAGAATCTGCGCACCTCCAAAGAGACGGGCGTGGCGAGCGGCACTATTGTGCCAATGCCAGGCGCGAAGCAGCTGCTTTCCGAGGTACGTATACTATGAATTCTCACTCTAGCTCGACgcaggaagcgctgcgaatccgcaccgccgccaagGCTGGGCCATTGTGACGAGCTGTACGTATCCTTGCGCTGACCCAAGCGACACGTGCAtacgccaagcgcgcattcTCCATGGCCGAAGTCGGGCCAATTCCCCACGTGTTCATCACCTCGGACGACTGTACGCATGGCAAACCTGATCCTGAGCCGTACCTTAAAGGCGCCGAACGCAGCAACGCCGCAATCGCCACGTGCATCGTCGtggaggatgcgccgcccggcGTCCTAAGCGGAAAACGCGGAGGCGCACGCGTCCTTGGCCTCGAGACGACGCACGACGGGAAGCGCATGTGGGAATGCGGGGCTACATGGCTCGCCCAAGACCTGAGTAAAGTCCACGCGCGCTGGGACGGTGACCACCTGTTTGTTCTTctcgatgcagcgccggcgccgcagtACTGCGGCAAACGTATGTAAACCACGTGGTATACAGCTTATTGATTGGCCAACACCTTATTATCGCCTTCCAGTGATGGTGCACGGATGACCAATCAGGGAAGCGAGGCAAAAGCGTTGTTCGTACAACGTAGCGTGCGCTACAGTACAAGAAACGTTATAAGAGTCATTGGCTCGTTCTCGCGAAACCGCCCGACCATTCTTGCTTCTTACCACATCCACTTACAATGCCTGTTTTTAACGTCACCGCCGATGGCATCCTGTTCGATATGGACGGCACGCTGATCAGCTCGACTGCTGCGCTGAGCGCAGTTTGGGTCGAGTTTGCGAAGCAGTACGACATGGACTTGAATGATTTGGTACGTGCTAGTGAACCTAACAATAGCTCGAAAACTCGCACGGCAAGCGTACCAACGAGAAcctgcgcgagcgtctCCCGCAGTTGACCGACAAGCAGTGCGATGACGAGGCGGTCCGCTTCGAAAACCGGATCATTGAAATATCGGACGAGAAACGTGCCAAATTAACGACGGCGCCTGATGCGAAAGACCCGCAGGGCACGATCGTGGGCCTTCCTGGCGTCAGGTCTTTGCTGAGCCAGCTGAACCAACACAAGCGCCCCAACCGTGACAGCTGGGCGATTGTGACCAGCGCTACGGGCGACTATGCTCGCCAAGCGTTCCTTTCCACCAAGTCGGCTGGCCTCCCTGCCGTGTTTATCTCTTCAGATGAGGTGAATAACGGCAAGCCGGACCCTGAGCCGTATCTCAAGGGTGCGCAACTGAGTCACTTTGACATCAAGGACACCATTGTCTTTGAGGACGCCCCGGCTGGCGTACTTagcggcaagcgcgctgGTGCGCGTGTTCTTGCGGTCACAACCACCCACGACGCTCAGCGTCTGTGGGATAACGGCGCAGACTGGGTCGTGGACACTCTCGATAAGGTCTCGGCTCACTGGGAGGGCGATGTGCTGCATCTCACCATTGACTCGAACGAGAAGCCACAATAAATTAGGTAGGCTTGTAGTTTTCTACATGCTCGGCTAATTGCCAATCAGTACACTCACA
This region of Malassezia vespertilionis chromosome 9, complete sequence genomic DNA includes:
- a CDS encoding uncharacterized protein (COG:G; EggNog:ENOG503NZ3J), which codes for MSTTPARLSPSVAMGNTQSALEGDASRPKFKRHPKKHTLDSGARAKVTTVPEARVTVHRPGHLYSHSIGANDDGSDAGTGESTPEHSSRRDGTMDVSEYKGVVLAGANYARMANSESSFGDSSRGSSQADFSAVHSDGTYEESNFEDVARDLPARADSPTAPPVQTAFRFPRIDPETANNTTEHAIKTPRAKDVSSMHTPRGSMADGNIVKTPQPGADSFPRLQHRASLYIDDDALLGSVDDSSVVQPGAAHDSDKKRALKTYPSFLKIPTALPRFHAQQEGMPSGDGVSNLLDIWPMPMYSGSGTLSSTVHAQPPPSSETSPTSSLKLESQHDIASLRVPSTRSTGSDIRRGRETERLEAPSEMQYRQAQIEQVQRALEQAALSAPEPQQEAAQRTRVNLMWRGKGKHVYVTGTFADEWRSKIPLRQLRPNTPFIGTLYLPPGTHRFKFIVDDRWRVSRDMNTASDGDGTLVNYVEISSSAQKDNADSALHMSSSSSKSKRESSVERMKPDTSRFNDPAWASAMADLKMQQRTSRDASGEWDMLTEELPGTEENHWTGEVPSAVELAQETEEALHEHEMGADAAELLPSPPQLPRQLEKVILNSSPATSGAINTMATLVDDNSVLPAPNHAVLHHLAASAIRNGVLAIGTVTRFRRKYVTTLLYRPV
- a CDS encoding uncharacterized protein (EggNog:ENOG503P2E9; COG:Q) — its product is MHPVAEQGFNKSATECSYDKARPSYSVQVINSILAAPQSNGPLRIVELGAGTGIATRLLLEHGGAHGGIERLEAFDPSEGMLQCLRASLFGKNGKEGEVDRLKQQGKLKQDAVVVVGEATFEDYNATPGADIVIIAQAWHWAPDFDKALRRIAATLRTGGVLALMWNLEDRSAAKWVADFRDLYERYEAGATQYRHMLWKKMEETPSYQKYYQPLPPVHIQRALPTTEQDAIDRVMSKSYISILSDEHKQLLTDKMRQILEGPDTATGRKWIDKLRGKFEYPYKTDLHMYRRT
- a CDS encoding uncharacterized protein (EggNog:ENOG503NV7R; COG:S), whose translation is MPVEIEVDVILFDMDGTLIDSTPAVNATWVEFAHEFDLDLDDVLHNAHGKRTVENITHYIPSLTEEQVQSAVVRFETRVLEIAEENLRTSKETGVASGTIVPMPGAKQLLSELDAGSAANPHRRQGWAIVTSSTRAYAKRAFSMAEVGPIPHVFITSDDCTHGKPDPEPYLKGAERSNAAIATCIVVEDAPPGVLSGKRGGARVLGLETTHDGKRMWECGATWLAQDLSKVHARWDGDHLFVLLDAAPAPQYCGKRM
- a CDS encoding uncharacterized protein (EggNog:ENOG503NV7R; COG:S), whose amino-acid sequence is MPVFNVTADGILFDMDGTLISSTAALSAVWVEFAKQYDMDLNDLLENSHGKRTNENLRERLPQLTDKQCDDEAVRFENRIIEISDEKRAKLTTAPDAKDPQGTIVGLPGVRSLLSQLNQHKRPNRDSWAIVTSATGDYARQAFLSTKSAGLPAVFISSDEVNNGKPDPEPYLKGAQLSHFDIKDTIVFEDAPAGVLSGKRAGARVLAVTTTHDAQRLWDNGADWVVDTLDKVSAHWEGDVLHLTIDSNEKPQ